The following coding sequences are from one Leptospira mayottensis 200901116 window:
- a CDS encoding tetratricopeptide repeat protein yields the protein MIPETMKQTIQFYNEGLNLYKTRKFTEALEKFKKAVELTPDDGPSKKYIGRCQAFITNPPPADWDGVFEMKTK from the coding sequence ATGATCCCGGAAACGATGAAACAGACGATTCAATTTTACAATGAAGGTCTGAACTTGTACAAAACCAGAAAATTTACGGAAGCGCTCGAAAAATTCAAAAAGGCGGTCGAGTTGACTCCGGACGACGGTCCTTCCAAAAAATATATCGGTCGTTGTCAGGCATTTATTACAAATCCTCCTCCCGCAGATTGGGACGGAGTTTTTGAAATGAAAACGAAATAA
- the acpS gene encoding holo-ACP synthase translates to MKISVGNDIVENARIRDLLEKHGDRFLKRIFSESEREYCSNRKDPVPHLSGRFCVKEAFIKAIEPDEKVVLDMREIELFGKEFGKKELVLHGKSKELFLTKGYNGCSVSISHAENYSTAVVVLYKE, encoded by the coding sequence ATGAAAATTTCCGTCGGCAACGACATCGTCGAAAACGCAAGGATTCGGGACCTCTTGGAAAAACATGGAGACCGATTTTTGAAACGGATTTTTTCTGAATCCGAACGGGAATATTGTTCGAATCGAAAAGATCCGGTACCTCACTTAAGCGGAAGATTCTGCGTGAAAGAAGCGTTTATCAAAGCGATCGAACCCGATGAAAAGGTGGTTCTGGATATGCGGGAAATCGAACTTTTCGGAAAGGAATTCGGAAAAAAAGAATTGGTACTGCATGGAAAATCCAAAGAATTGTTTCTTACCAAAGGATACAACGGTTGTTCGGTTTCAATCAGTCATGCTGAGAACTATTCGACCGCAGTCGTGGTGCTTTACAAGGAGTGA